A window of [Clostridium] innocuum genomic DNA:
GCTGTTCGCCATTATTCAGGAGCTGCGTTCCTATGGGTTCCGTATTTCCATGGATGATTTTGGAAGCGGCTATTCCTCATTGAATATGCTGAAGGATATTCCCATCGATACCATCAAGCTGGATCAGGTGTTCTTTCAGACAAACCACGGCAATACGCAGCGTGCCAGAGATATTGTCGGCGGCGTTTTGAGTCTTGCGAAGACGCTTGGTATTCACAGTGTGGCAGAAGGAATTGAAGAGGCGGATGAGGTTGTGTTCCTAAAGGAGCATCGCTGTGATGAAATTCAGGGCTATTATTATTCCAAGCCACTGTGTGTGGAGGATTTCGAGGCCTATATATGCAGGCAGAATGCAGATAGATGATGTGTTACAGCAGGATTGTGAAAAAGGTTCAAGGCTGTCCGTGAATGGATTGCTTTGAACCTTTTTATGGTATTGCATTTTTTTAAATACCATATCACTGCGAATTGCAAATATCTGATCATACGGGGTCTATTGCAGGTCATTCACCTGCCTAATCCACGCCGCTGCACTGGCATCACTCGGCATACGCCAGTCACCGCGCGGGGAAAGACAGATGGAACCTACCTTAACGCCGTCCGGCATTGCGTTTCGCTTGAATTGCTGTGTAAAGAAGCGACGGTAGAATATCCGCATGGTATCAAGGATAACCTTACGTTCTTCCTGTGGAAAGGCGAGCATTGCAAGCTTCAGTATCTTGGCAGGGGCATAGTGATTTCTCAGCATGTGGTAGAGGAAAAAGTCGTGATATGCATAGGAGCCGATGGCATCCTCCGTTATCTGTGCGATTTCATCATCTGCCTTCGGTGGCAGAAGCTCCGGCGAAACCGGTGTCGCACAAATATCATCCAATACATCAGCGATATCTGTTTTCTCTGTTTTTCGCATTTCCTGCGCATATGTTTTTACGAGATGGCGTACCAGTGTTTTGGGAATGGATGCATTGACACCATACATGGACATATGATCTCCGTTATAGGTACACCATCCCAGAGCAAGCTCGCTCAGATCACCGGTACCCAAGACAATGCCGTTGTATGTATTGGCTAAATCCATCAGAATCTGCGTTCTCTCTCTTGCCTGTGTGTTCTCATAGGTGATGTCCAGTTGTTTCGGGTCATGCCCGATATCGTGGAAATGCTGCTCGCATGCATCATGTATGGAAATTTCTTTCACACTTGTATGCAGGGCAGCCATCAGCTTATGGGAATTGCCGCGTGTTCGCCTTGTGGTGCCAAATCCCGGCATGGTTACTGCAAGGATACCCTTGCTGTTGAGACCGAGCCTTTCAAACGCCATATGTGCTACGAGCAGCGCTAGCGTGGAATCCAGACCTCCGGATATACCGATAATCAGCTGTGTACAATTAATTTTCTTCAATCGCTGTGCAAGTCCGGCAGCCTGCATATGCAAAATCTGCATACAGCGTTTGCTGCGCTGTGCTTCCTCTCCTGGTACAAACGGATAAGGAGAGATGTCACGCATCAGCTGCAACGGCTGCGTAATCGGGGCAGTTCGTATCGTAACCTCTGTATAGGTGCAGCTGTCCTGAATCTGCATCGCTGTATGAAATTTCAGCCGCTCACTGCGGCATTTTTCCAGGTCGATTTCCCCATAGAGAATGTGTTCCTCTTCCAGTATTTCGGATTCTGAAATGATGGTGCCGTTATCTGCGATGATGTCATGTCCGCTGAATACCAGATCGCTTGTACTTTCACTGACACCTGCCGAGGTATAGACATAGCCGCACATGTTTTTGGCGCTGTGTGTTGTGATTATCGCCTTGCGATATTCGCTTTTGCCGACTGTTTCATTACTGGCAGACAGATTGACGATTACATTGGCTCCATGCCCGGCATGTCTGGTAGAAGGGGGAATAGGCACCCAGAGGTCCTCGCACACCTCGGCGGCAATTACAGCGCCGCTTGTTT
This region includes:
- a CDS encoding NAD(+) synthase, with translation MENYGYFHVACITPAVQIADVETNRKTMQRLLHTLRPDIRLAVFPELSLCAYTCQDLLYQNLLLDDCLAALKALRDENESEAILAVGLPLRQGNHLFNCAAFLYKHDILGIVPKTYVPNYNEFYEKRWFSDSEQRMLDTISLFGKSVPFTPNLLIHDETSGAVIAAEVCEDLWVPIPPSTRHAGHGANVIVNLSASNETVGKSEYRKAIITTHSAKNMCGYVYTSAGVSESTSDLVFSGHDIIADNGTIISESEILEEEHILYGEIDLEKCRSERLKFHTAMQIQDSCTYTEVTIRTAPITQPLQLMRDISPYPFVPGEEAQRSKRCMQILHMQAAGLAQRLKKINCTQLIIGISGGLDSTLALLVAHMAFERLGLNSKGILAVTMPGFGTTRRTRGNSHKLMAALHTSVKEISIHDACEQHFHDIGHDPKQLDITYENTQARERTQILMDLANTYNGIVLGTGDLSELALGWCTYNGDHMSMYGVNASIPKTLVRHLVKTYAQEMRKTEKTDIADVLDDICATPVSPELLPPKADDEIAQITEDAIGSYAYHDFFLYHMLRNHYAPAKILKLAMLAFPQEERKVILDTMRIFYRRFFTQQFKRNAMPDGVKVGSICLSPRGDWRMPSDASAAAWIRQVNDLQ